CAACGCCCATGCCACCGGCACCCAGGTCGGCGACCTGGCCGAGGGCAGGGCGATCAACAACGCCCTCGGCAGCAATAGGCCGGCGGTATACGCGCCCAAGTCCGCCCTCGGCCATTCGGTCGGTGCGGTCGGCGCGGTGGAATCGATCTTGACGGTGCTCGCGTTGCGGGATCAGATAATCCCCCCGACACTGAATCTGGTCAACCTCGATCCAGAGATCGACCTGGATGTGGTGGCCGGGAAGCCGCGGCCGGGTAACTACCGGTATGCGGTCAACAACTCGTTCGGATTCGGCGGTCACAACGTGGCGATCGCCTTTGGGCGTTACTAGGCCCGAGCACCACTCGGAACACAGGAGACCTGCGATGACGATCATGGCCCCCGAGGCGGTTGGCGAGTCGCTCGACCCCCGCGATCCGCTGTTGCGGCTGTGCAACTTCTTCGACAACGACAGCGTCGAACTGCTGCACGAGCGTGACCGCTCCGGCGTGCTTGCCGCGGCCGGCACCGTGAACGGTGTGCGCACCATCGCGTTCTGCACGGACGGCACCGTGATGGGCGGCGCGATGGGCATCGAGGGCTGCACGCACATCGTCAATGCCTACGACACCGCGATCGAGGAGCAGAGCCCGATCGTGGGCATCTGGCACTCGGGTGGGGCCCGGCTCGCCGAAGGCGTGCGCGCGCTGCATGCGGTCGGCCTGGTGTTCGAGGCCATGATTCGCGCGTCCGGTTACATCCCGCAGATCTCGGTGGTCGTCGGCTTCGCCGCCGGCGGCGCCGCCTATGGGCCGGCGCTGACCGACGTCGTCGTGATGGCGCCGGAAAGCCGGGTGTTCGTCACCGGGCCCGACGTGGTGCGCAGCGTCACCGGCGAGGACGTCGACATGGCGTCGCTCGGTGGTCCGGAGACCCACCACAAGAAATCCGGGGTGTGCCATATCGTCGCCGACGACGAACTCGACGCCTACGAACGCGGCCGCCGGCTGGTCGGATTGTTCTGCCAGCAAGGGCATTTCGACCGCAGCAAGGCCGAGGCCGGTGACACCGATATCCACGCGCTGTTGCCCGAGTCTTCGCGCCGGGCCTACGACGTGCATCCGATCGTGACCGCGATCCTCGACTCCGACACACCGTTCGACGAGTTCCAGGCCAATTGGGCGCCGTCGATGGTGGTCGGTCTGGGCCGGCTGTCCGGCCGCACGGTCGGCGTGTTGGCGAACAACCCGCTGCGTCTGGGCGGTTGCTTGAACTCCGAAAGTGCCGAGAAGGCAGCGCGTTTCGTGCGCCTTTGCGACGCATTCGGGATACCGCTGGTGGTCGTCGTCGACGTCCCTGGCTATCTGCCCGGTGTGGACCAGGAGTGGGGCGGCGTGGTGCGCCGCGGCGCCAAGCTGTTGCACGCGTTCGGCGAGTGCACCGTTCCGCGCGTCACGCTGGTCACCCGAAAGACCTATGGCGGGGCCTACATTGCGATGAACTCCCGCTCGTTGAACGCGACCAAGGTGTTCGCCTGGCCGGACGCCGAGGTCGCGGTCATGGGCGCCAAGGCGGCCGTCGGCATCCTGCACAAGCGCAAGCTGGCCGCCGCCCCGGATCACGAGCGCGAGGCGCTGCATGACGAGCTGGCCGCCGAGCATGAGCGGATCGCCGGCGGTGTGGACAGCGCCATCGACATCGGCGTGGTCGACGAAAAGATCGACCCGGCGCACACCCGCAGCAAGCTCACCGAGGCGCTGGCCCAGGCCCCGGCACGCCGCGGCCGCCACAAAAACATCCCGCTCTAATACCGCGAGCAGACGCAGAATCGCACTGCGCGGACCCCGCGCGTGCGATTCTGCGTCTGCTCGCCAGTTATCCCCAGCGGTGGCTGGCCAATGCGACGCGCTTCTCGCATGCTTTCGCGGTGCACCCCGATGTGACAGAGCTCCTGCGGCAGGCCGGCGGATTTGCCACCACCGCGCAATTGCTGACAGTCATGACCCGTCAACAGCTCGACGTCCAAGTGAAATGTGGCGCCCTCGTTCGCGTCTGGCATGGCGTCTACGCCGCCCAGGAACCAAATCTGTTGGGCCGCTTGGCAGCGCTCGACATCTTTATGGGCCGACATGCCGTAGCGTGCATGGGCACGGCTGCCACGTTGTACGGATTTGACACCGAGAACACCACCGCCGTTCACGTGCTAGATCCTGGCGTACGGATGCGCCCCACGGTGGGTCTGATGGTCCACCAACGCATTGGTGCTCGCCTGCAGCGGATATCAGGGCGTCTCGCAACCGCACCGGCCTGGACCGCCGTGGAGGTCGCAAGGCAGTTGCACCGTCCGCGAGCACTGGCAACGCTCGACGCCGCACTGCGTTCAATGCGCTGTACCCACAATGACATTGAAACCGCCGTTGCGGAGCAGCGAGGACGACGAGGCATCGTCGCAGTGCGCGAGCTCTTGCCCTTCGCCGACGGGCGCGCCGAGTCGGCCATGGAAAGCGAAGCGCGCCTCGTCATGATCGACCACCGCCTGCCTCTGCCAGAGCTCCAGTACCCGATCCATGGCCCCGACGGCGAGCTGTGGCGCGTCGACTTCGCGTGGCCTGAGGCCTACGTGGCAGCCGAATACGAAAGTATCGACTGGCACGCGGGGCGGGACGAGATGCTGCGTGACAAAACGCGGTGGGGCAAAATCCAAGAGCTTGGGTGGACGATCATTCCAATAGTCGTCCACGACGTGAGGCGCGAACCCGACCGGCTCGCGAAACGAATCGGGAGCCACCTGGCCCGCCCACGTATGGCCAGCTGACCTTGGCGAGCAGACGCAGAATCGCACTGCGCGGACCTCGCGCGTGCGATTCTGCGTCTGCTCGCCAAGAACTACCCCACTCCGGCAAGGAACTCCTCCGCCACACCGACAACCCGCTCCCGGTCGCGCGGCACAAGACCGATCCGGGTCCGCCGATCTAGGATGTCGCCGACATCCAGCGCGCCCTCGTGGGTCACTGCGAATTCGAACTCCGCGCGAGTCACGTCGATGCCGTCGGCGACCGGTTCGGTGGGCCGCGCACACGTGGCGGCGACGACGACGTTGGCCGCCTCGGCGCCAAAGCGCGCGACCAGCGACGCCGGCACACCGCCCGCGGTTCCCGCGACCGGGCCGGGGTTCGCCGGTGCGCCGATCAGCGGCAGGTTACGAGTCCGGCATTCGGCGGCCCCCAGGTGTCGCAGGCGGATGGCGCGATTCAGCACATCCTCAGCCATGTAGCGGTATTCGGTCAGTTTGCCGCCGACCACGCTGATCACGCCAGACGGCGACTCGAAGACGGCGTGGTCGCGCGAGACATCGGCGGTGCGGCCTTCGCCGGTGTCGATAAGCGGCCGCAGGCCGGCGTAAGCACCGATGACATCCGTGGCCGTCACCGTCGTCCCCAGCGCGGTGTTCACCGTGTCCAGCAGGAACGTGATTTCCTCCGAAGTCGGTTGTGGCACATCGGGTATCGGGCCGGGGGCGTCTTCGTCGGTCAGCCCAAGGTAGACCCGGCCCAGCTGCTCGGGCATGGCGAACACGAAGCGGTTTAGCTCACCGGGAATCGGAATGGTCAGCGCCGCAGTCGGATTGCCGAACACGCTGGCGTCGAAGACGAGGTGGGTTCCGCGGCTGGGCCGCAACTTCAACGCGGGGTCAATCTCGCCGCCCCAGACCCCCGCCGCGTTGATGACGGCCCGCGCCGACACGTCGAACGACTGTCGCGTGCGCCGGTCGGTCAGCCGCACCGAGGTGCCGGTGGCCTCGGACGCCGCCACGTAGGTAAGGACCCGGGCGCCGTGCTGCGCCGCGGTGCGCGCGACCGCGGTGACTAGCCGGGCGTCATCGATCAACTGCCCGTCGTAGGCCAGCAATCCACCCCGAAGCCCGCCCCGTCGCACGGTAGGAGCCATCTCCACGACGCGCCGCGGCGGAACTCGGCGCGACCTGGGCAGCGTCGACGATGGCGTTCCGGCCAGCATGCGTAACGCGTCGCCCGCCAGAAATCCGGCGCGCACTAACGCGTGCTTTGCGCGACCCATCGACGGCAACAGCGGAACCAGCTGCGGCATCGCATGAACCAGGTGCGGGGCGTTGCGCGTCATCAGGATTCCGCGTTCGACGGCGCTGCGCCGGGCGATCCCCACGTTGCCGGTCGCAAGGTAGCGCAGGCCACCATGCACCAGCTTGGAACTCCACCGGCTGGTGCCGAACGCCAGATCGTGCTTTTCCACCAGGGCCACCCGCAGGCCTCGGGACGCGGCGTCCAAGGCGATGCCGACGCCGGTGATTCCGCCGCCGATGACGATGACGTCGAGCGGCTCCCCGTCCGCGAGTGCGGCAAGGTCCGCGTCGCGGCGCGCCGCGTTGAGCGCGGTCGAGTTGGTCATCAGGACAGGTATCCGTTCAGTGAGTAGGTGAGTTCGGCGGCCAGCGCTTCGGCATCGAGGATCGGTGCGACGATGTCGGCGGACTGAATGGTCGACTGGGCGATCAGCAGCACCATGGTCGCGAGTCGACGGGGGTCGCCGGCGCGAACGCTGCCCGTTCGTTGTGCCACGCGCAGGCGTGCCGCCAGCCCCGCTATCAGGAACTGCTGGCTGGCACCGAGGCGTTCGGTGATGTAAACCCTGGCCAGCTCCGAATGCATCACCGACATGATCAATTCGTCGCGGCGCAGTCGGTCGGCCACCGCCACGACTTGCTTGACCAACGCTTCCCGGTCGTCCCCGTCGACCGGCACCTCACGCATCACGTCGGTGATGTGGTTGGTCAGCAGCGCCGACATGATTGACCGCGTATCCGGCCAGCGGCGGTATACCGTCGGGCGGCTTACGCCCGCGCGCCGTGCTATCTCGGCGAGGGTCACCCGGTCCACGCCGAAATCGACCACACAGCTCGCGGCCGCCTGAAGTATGCGGTCCCGGGTATCCGCAGTGGCATTACTCATTGACAGCATGTGTAATACTGTAACGCATGACGCATCTTGACGAACTCCTTCCGCCGATGAAATGGAACGCGTGGGGGGATCCCGCCGCGGCCAAGCCACTGTCCGAGGGCGTCCGGGCTTTGCTGAAGCAGGTTGTAGGCCTGGAAGACTCGACCGAGACCGAACTCGAACCCGACCAGGTGCGGCTGCGCCCGTGCGCCTTGTCCCAGGCGGATCAACACGCGCTGGCCAAGATCGTGGGCGCCGAGTTCTGCCGCACCGCCGACCGCGACCGGCTGCTGCACGCCGGCGGCAAGTCGACCCCCGACATGCTGCGGCGCAAGGATCGCGGAGTCCAGGATGCGCCCGACGCGGTGTTGCTGCCCGGCGGCCCCGGCGGCGAGGACGCCGTGGCCGCGATCCTGCGCTACTGCTCCGATCACGGCATCGCCATCGTCCCGTTCGGCGGCGGCACCAACGTCACCGGTGGGCTCGATCCCACCCGCGGTCGGTTCGGCGCCGTCGTGTCGCTGGATTTGCGGCGCTTCAATCAACTCCATTTCCTCGACGAGGTATCCGGCATCGCCGAGTTGGGGGCCGGCGTCACCGGCCCGGAGGCCGAACGGCTGCTCGGCGAGCACGGCTTCTCGCTCGGCCACTTCCCGCAGAGCTTCGAGTACGCCACCATCGGCGGGTTTGCCGCGACTCGGTCGTCGGGCCAGGACTCGGCGGGCTACGGCCGCTTCAACGACATGATTCTCGGGCTCCGGATGATCACTCCGGTCGGCGTGCTGGATCTGGGCCGGGTGGCCGCGTCGGCCGCGGGCCCGGACCTGCGCCAGCTGGCCATCGGCTCGGAAGGAGCCTTCGGAGTCATCACGAGAGTGCGGCTGCGGGTGCACCGGGTGCCCGAGACGACCCGGTATGAGGCGTGGTCGTTCCCCGACTTTGCCACCGGGGTCACGGCCCTGCGCGCCGTCACCCAAACCGGCACGGGACCCACCGTCATACGGCTTTCCGATGAGGCCGAGACCGGAGTCAACCTCGCCACCACCGAGGCGATCGGGGAAAGCCAGATCACCGGCGGCTGCCTGGGGATCACCTTGTTCGAGGGCACCAGGGAGCACGCCGAGAGCCGCCACGCCGAGACGCGGGCGCTGTTAGCCGCCCACGGCGGCAAGTCACTTGGCGAAGGGCCGGCGCAGGCCTGGGAGCGGGGCCGGTTCGCCGCGCCGTACCTGCGTGACTCCCTGCTGGCCGCGGGTGCCCTCTGCGAGACGCTGGAGACCGCCACCGACTGGTCCAACGTTCCCGCACTCAAGGCCGCCGTCACCGAGGCGCTCACCGCCTCGCTGGCCGAATCGGGCACACCGGCGCTGGTGATGTGCCACGTCTCGCACGTCTATCCCTCCGGCGCGTCGCTGTACTTCACTGTGGTCGCCGGGCAGCGCGGCAATCCGATCGATCAGTGGTTTGCCGCCAAGAAGGCCGCGTCGGACGCGATCATGGCCACCGGCGGCACCATCACCCACCACCACGCGGTCGGCGCTGACCACCGGCCCTGGATGCGCGACGAGGTGGGCGATCTGGGCGTGCAGCTGTTGCGTGCGGTCAAGGCGACGCTGGATCCCGCCGGAATCCTCAATCCCGGCAAGCTGATTCCGTGATGCCGCACGACCCCCTGGACTTCACGGCCGGGCAACTACGCCGGCGCGACATCGGCAAGGTGACCGCGCTGACCAATCCCGTCTCGGGGCACGGCGCCGCGGTCCGGGCCGCACACCTCGCGATCGCCCGGCTGCACCGTCGAGGCGTAGAGGTCGTCGAAATCATCGGCGACGACGCCGAAGACGCGCGCCATCTCGTCGCCGCGGCACTCGAGAAGGGCACCGACGCAGTCGTGGTCACCGGCGGCGACGGCGTGATCTCCAACGCGCTGCAAGTGCTGGCGGGCACCGACGTACCGCTGGGCATCATCCCGGCGGGAACCGGGAACGATCATGCTCGCGAATTCGGTATTCCCACAAAGGATCCCGAGGCTGCTGCGGACATCGTCATCGATGGCTGGACGGAAACCATTGACCTGGGCCGGATCCGCGATGACAAGGGTGTCAACAAGTGGTTCGGCACGGTGGCGGCAACCGGATTCGATTCCCTGGTGACCGATCGGGCCAATCGGATGCGCTGGCCGCACGGGCGGTCGCGCTACTACCTCGCGATGCTCGCGGAGCTGTCGCAGCTACGGCTATTGCCGTTTCGGTTGGTCCTCGACGAAACCCGGGAGATCGACGCCGATCTCACGCTGGTGGCCTTCGGCAATACCCGCAGCTATGGAGGCGGGCTGCTGATCTGTCCGAACGCCAATCACGCCGATGGCCTGCTCGACATCACCATGGCGCAATCGGATTCCCGGACCAAGCTGGTCCGCTTGTTCCCTACCATTTTCCAAGGCGCCCATGTCGAGCTTGACGAGGTGAGCACGGCGCGCGCCACATCAATCCACGTCGAGTGCCCCGGCATCAACGTCTACGCCGACGGCGACTTCGCGTGCCCACTGCCCGCCGAGATCTCCGCGGTCCCAGCGGCGCTGCAGATTTTGCGTCCCCAACGTTGATGTCCGGTTTTCGCGGGGCCGCGCTTGCCGCCTTGGCGGCTGCATCCCTCAGGGCCCCACGTTGTCGGCCACGTAGTGGAACGCGACCATCGGGGGGCTGTGATCCGACAGCGGCTCCCCCTTGGAATTGAAGAACTTCGGCGCCTCGTTGGAGTAGTCGGTCGCCTGCAACGTCACTCCCTGGCCGCTGCGATAAAAGATCTTGTCGAGCAGCTCGCACTGGTTGCCCACCATGCACGTGGGCGCATTGAGCGGTGTGACGCCGCCGTACTCCAACTGCACCCAGGCGTCGGTGAGTCCGGTGGCATTGGCAAAATCGGTGACGATGCCCCCGGGTTCCGAGTACCGGGCGTTGAAGTCACCCGTGACGATGACCGCGCGGCCGGCGGAGTTCTGCAGGATGTAGTTGGCGATCTGCCCAAGGTTGGACTTGGTGAACACCCCACCGCCGGTGTTCGTGTGCAAGTTGTAGAGGTCGATCGTTTCACCCCCCGGAAGCTGCAGCTGGCTGTAGCTGAAGCCTTTCGGGGTGAGGCAGTTGTCGGCGCTGCACTCCCACCAGGTCTGCCGGTCGAGCCTCTTCACCTTGAACTCCGAGAGGGTGTTGAGCCCGTCGGAGAAGGGCACACCGATGGGCCACAGCAAGGTGGGCGGCTCGGGCGGTGTTTGGCTCGGCATCTTGGATTTCTTGATGAGGAAATCGTGGTAGGCGAAGTCCTCCTGGACGTTGGCGACGTAGTAATTGTTGAGCCGCTGCCCGATCTGCTTGGTGTACAAGAAGCGCGGGAGAATCGCGCTGGACAGTGGGAAGGGCAACCCGGCGATGTTGTACGTCAACATGCTGAAGTCACCGCTGATCGTCGTGGTCGGCGTCGCACCGACGAAGACGGTGACGGTGGCGACATCGTCGTGCCCATGAAACGGCCCCAAGTATCCCGCCAAGCCGTGCACGTGGAGGCTGGTGTCATCGCTGACGGCGACGGTGAAGGTGTCGCTGCCGACGAAGGCCGGATCGGCCGTATAGGTGAAGCTGGCGGTCCGTTGGTCGATCGACACCACGCCGTGCTGGGGTCCACCGGGTGTGCCGCGCTGGCGCACCGCGAAGGTCATCCTGTTGCCGTCCGGGTCAAAGGCGTTGAACGGAACCGGGCCGACGGTGCCGCCCTGGGGGACGCTGACCTGTTGCGGGGTCGCGACGGGGGTGCGGTTTTCGATGATGGGCACCAGCCCGTTGCGCACCGACGCCAGAAAGTCGATCACGGCATTGAGCAAGTCGTCTGGGATGCTGCCGGGGTCGACCGGCTGCGCGCTGGCCCCCGGCAGGCCCGCGGCGGGCATCGCCGCCGGCGCGGTGTCAGGCCCACCCGGCGACGGGGACACGTCCGCCCACGGATCGCCGGTCGAGGAGCCCGGATCCGTCGGTGCGCCATAGCCGATCGCGTGCGTTGTCGCCATCACCATGACAACCGCTAGCGCCCCAACCTGGCTGATACGCCTGGCGTAACCCATGGATTCTCCTCATGCATCCACTAGCGAAAGTGGTTGACATACGCGGTTGATGTTCGGAGTCGCGAGCCCCGATAACGGTTTGGTGGCGTCACCTGGAAAGGGCGGTATTGAGTTCGGGGTGTGCAACCTAACGGGTGAAACGTGGAGCGAAGTTTGCCGGGTCGTCAGAGCGGTTGTCAATACCGATCTTTGGGTTCGAAGGTCCCAATCGGCCTCGTCGCGGGGTTCGACCACCTTCGCGGTTTCGAAGGTCGCGCCCGACGCGGACAAGACTGCGTGGCACTCGATCCGGTTGAGTGCCAACGTGATTGCCGCGGCTCGGTACCCTGATCTATGTTGGTCGTGAAATCACTTGCACTGGTAGGTAGTTGAGTTAGCCGGATCGTGCCCGGCGCCTAGCCGGCCCGATCACAGTGGTGAGCAATGGATTTCGGCCGACGAATAGGTGAGTCGGTATGCGTTCGGTCGCGTTGTCGAGTTCGTTGGTCGACGTACGTCTTCGACTTATGTTGTGACGGAAAAGTATTGGTGTCGTGATGAAAAAGTACCTGTGGCGTGACGGAAATGTGCCTGTGGCGTGATGGAAATGTAGTCGTCGGTGAACTGTCCCGGCTATGGCGCGCAGACTAGCCAACACCCCGGCTGAGCCAGGTCACTTCACCGGCGTCGCCGCCGTCGCGATAGACCTCGAGCGCCTCGTCCCACGCCGTCCCCAGCACCGAGTCCAGCTCGGCGGCCAATGTGTCGGCCCCTTGGGCCATCATCGCCCGCAGCCGCATCTCCCCGACCATGATGTCGCCGTTGGCGCTCATAGCGCCGCTCCACAGGCCCAGCTGCGGGGTGTGGCTGAACCGTTGGCCGTCCACTCCTGGGCTGGGATCCTCGGTGACCTCGAACCGCAGCACCGACCAGGAGCGCAGCGCGTTGGCCAGCCGGGCGCCGGTGCCCACCGGTCCGACCCAGTTGGTGACCGCGCGCAACTGACCGGGCATGGCCGGTTGCGGCGTCCATACCAAGTTCGCCTTGGCCTGCAGGGTCGACGACAACGCCCACTCGACATGCGGGCACACCGCCGCGGGCGACGCGTGGACATACACCACGCCGGTCGTCACGTCGGCAAATTGGTTCGACGCGCGCATCTGCTGCTCCTTCGGTTCCACGAGGGACGTCTTCCCCAACGACCTGGTGAATCCGATAAGCAGGACGCTCGCATCAAGTTGTGTGTCGTGCGTGTCTATTGTGCCTTGTGAGACCCCTGTTGCGCTAGTGTGCATTTTTCTCGGCGAGCACCGCGTCGGATAGCACCGGCCAGGTGTCCACCGCCCACTCACCGAAATCGCGGTCCGTGAGGACCACCAGCGCCAGATCCGCCTCGGGATCGGCCCAGATGAAACCGCCCGATTGGCCGAAATGGCCGTATGTCCGCGCCGAGTTGCGGGTGCCCGTCCAGTGCGGCGATTTCGAATCCCTGATCTCGAAGCCCAATCCCCAATCGTTGGGCCGCTGGACGCCGTATCCGGGCAACACACCGTCCAGGCCGGGGAATTGCACGGCCGTCGCGTCGGCGTGCATCTGAGCCGAGACCGCCGACGGGCGCAGCAGGTCACCGGCGAAAACCGCGAGGTCCGCGACCGTCGACGTTGCGCCGAACCCGGCCGCCCAGGTGCCACCGTCCAGTCGCGTTGCCGCCATACCCAGCGGCCCAAACACCGCCTCGGCTACATAGCGGTCGAACTCGATTCCCGATTCCTGCTGCAGGGTCTCGGCCAGCACGGTAAACCCGTAGTTCGAGTACATCCGGCGGGTGCCGGGCCGGGCCAGCACGTGCTCCGAGTGCATCGCCAGGCCCGAAGCATGCGCCAGCAGGTGACGGATCGTCGAGCCAGGCGGACCGGCCGCGGTGTCAAGATCGACGACCCCTTCCTCGATGGCGATCTGCACGGCGCGGGCCACCAGCGGCTTGGTCACGGAGGCCAGCACGAACTCCCGGGCGGTGTCACCATGGGTGGCCAGCACTCCGGTGGGTCCAATCACCGCGGCGGCGACATTGGCCACCGGCCAATCGGCGAGGGGGTCAAGAGCGTCGAAGGCGGCCATCGGGTCGGGCGCGTCACTTCCTGGCGATGTAGTAGTTGTTGATCGGGTCCGACTCGATCTCGGCCACCACCACGTCGTCGAACCCGGCGTCGGCGAGCATCGAGGTGGCCAGCTGCCGGCCCCACACCGTTCCCAGACCGGCACCGTCCAGGGCCAGTGACACTGTCATGCAGTGCATCATCGAAGTCGTGTAGAGATAGGTGCTCATCGGGACGCCGACGTTGTCTTCCAGTCGGCTCGACGCCTTGATGTCGACCATCAGCAGCACGCCGCCGGGTCGCAAGGCGCGATAGATGTTCTCCAGCACGCGCGCCGGCTGCGCCTGATCGTGGATGGCGTCGAACGCGGTGATGACGTCAAAGGTCGCGACTTTGCCCAGCTCGGTCAGGTTGTGGCTCTCGAAGGTCGCGTTCGTCAGCCCGAGGCGGGCCGCCTCCTCGGTTCCGGTCGCGATGGCCTCGTCGGAAAAGTCGATGCCGGTGAACCGGCTCGCCGGGAACTCCCGCGCCATCAGGTTGATCGCATGACCGCTGCCGCAACCGAAGTCGGCCACGTCGGCGCCCGACCGCAAAAGCTCGGGCAGGCCGTCGACCAACGGCAGCACCACATCAATGAGCGCGTCATCGAACACCACGCCACTCATCTCGGCCATCAGCGCGTGGAAGCGGGGAAATTCGCTGTAGGGCAGCCCGCCACCGGCACGAAAACAGCCGATGATCTTCTGTTCCACCTCGCTGAGCAGCGGAATGAACTGGGCCACCACTGCGAGGTTGTCCGCCCCGGCCGCGCGGGTCAGCACGGCCGCACGATGGGCGGGCAGCGAGTAGGTCTCGCGCGCGGCGTCGTAGTCGACGACCTGCCCGGTGGTCATCCCGCCCAGCCATTCCCGCACGTAGCGTTCGTTGAGGCCCGCCGCGTCGGCGATCTCGGTGCTGGTCGACGGCGGTAGCCCGGCCATCGTGTCCAGCAGGCCGGTCTGATGTCCGACGCTCACCAGGATCGCCAGGCTGGCGCCGTCGATGGCCGCAATAACCCGCTCGGTGAATGCCTCAGTGGTTTCGGCGGTGGTTTCGGGTGCTCCGCTCATGCTCGCCGACGCTACACCGGGCCTTTCGACCGCCGAGCCTGCGTACAGGGCTGCCAATTCGCCGGGATGGGCGATCTCGGTGCAGGTTCGGTGCCACTGACGCAGGCTCGATGCCAACAGTAGGTTGGACGCCATGAGCCAGACAGTGCGCGGCGTGATTTCACGACAAAGGGGCGAACCCGTCGATCTGGTGGACATCGTCGTCCCGGACCCCGGCCCCGGCGAGGCCGTCGTCGACGTCATCGCCTGCGGGGTGTGCCACACCGACCTGACCTACCGCGAGGGCGGCATCACCGACGAGTATCCATTCCTGCTCGGCCACGAGGCCGCGGGCACTGTCGAATCGGTCGGGCCGGGTGTGACCGCCGTCGAGCCCGGCGATTTCGTGATCCTGAACTGGCGCGCCGTGTGCGGCCAGTGCCGGGCCTGCAAACGCGGCCGGCCGCGCTACTGCTTCGACACCTTCAACGCGGAGCAGAAGATGACGCTGACCGACGGCACCGAGCTGACGCCGGCATTGGGCATCGGGGCGTTTGCCGACAAGACGCTCGTGCACTCCGGTCAGTGCACCAAGA
This is a stretch of genomic DNA from Mycobacterium lacus. It encodes these proteins:
- a CDS encoding serine hydrolase domain-containing protein, producing the protein MAAFDALDPLADWPVANVAAAVIGPTGVLATHGDTAREFVLASVTKPLVARAVQIAIEEGVVDLDTAAGPPGSTIRHLLAHASGLAMHSEHVLARPGTRRMYSNYGFTVLAETLQQESGIEFDRYVAEAVFGPLGMAATRLDGGTWAAGFGATSTVADLAVFAGDLLRPSAVSAQMHADATAVQFPGLDGVLPGYGVQRPNDWGLGFEIRDSKSPHWTGTRNSARTYGHFGQSGGFIWADPEADLALVVLTDRDFGEWAVDTWPVLSDAVLAEKNAH
- a CDS encoding class I SAM-dependent methyltransferase, whose product is MSGAPETTAETTEAFTERVIAAIDGASLAILVSVGHQTGLLDTMAGLPPSTSTEIADAAGLNERYVREWLGGMTTGQVVDYDAARETYSLPAHRAAVLTRAAGADNLAVVAQFIPLLSEVEQKIIGCFRAGGGLPYSEFPRFHALMAEMSGVVFDDALIDVVLPLVDGLPELLRSGADVADFGCGSGHAINLMAREFPASRFTGIDFSDEAIATGTEEAARLGLTNATFESHNLTELGKVATFDVITAFDAIHDQAQPARVLENIYRALRPGGVLLMVDIKASSRLEDNVGVPMSTYLYTTSMMHCMTVSLALDGAGLGTVWGRQLATSMLADAGFDDVVVAEIESDPINNYYIARK